AAGCAAGTGGTAAATCAGGAAAGCAATCAAAGTAAACAGGACCATTGAACAAAGAAAATTGAATCATACCAAGAATGCTAGTTTCAAACTGATTATGTCTAGCATCTCTTAAGCATAGAAGAATAGAAGCATTAATTCCCAATCTTGTTAATGGTTTAACAGCGATCTGAACAGATCCAATATGAAGAAACTTATAACCTTTTGACAAAAATTCCTGTATGGATTTCTTAGtgaaaagataatatttttcttgaacattGGAGACTTCACAAGTTTGTTCAACAGTTTTaactttgaattctgaattaaAACTAAGATTAGACTTAAACCAACTTGTTTGGTAAATAGAACTAGGTTGAATACGTGGAATTGTCCATTGATTCCAGTTAACAGAAGGATCAGTTTCTTCAACTGAGAAATCTTCCTCATTAATGATATTAGGGGGTTCAATCCTGGAACTGGAACTAATAGTTGAATTAGATCTATACATTTTACTTACtttgtttttaaacaaaacagtGCCTCACACCTCAGAAGTCTCAGGTACTCTCAAAACTAATCTCACCCTGGCGTCCAAATGCCCTACGCTCACCTAGCAACGGGTCTTACAGGACAGTAGGTCTCTTAACAAGTCTGGGGATAACTAGACAGAGTAGGAGCTCGGTCTTTGGTTTGtagaacaacaaaataagtGAAATGATAAGAAGTAATTACGAACTATCAATTACCAGGAGCCGAAAAGATGGCtctgtctatatatataaatatatatatatatatatatttatatatatatatataattaaaaaagcaTAGTTAGGACCAATCAATGATGGTTTGGAGAATATGGGATACAagagttcaaaatatcataggGAAAATCCAAATTTTGAAGGTAGGATAGTATATTGAGAGTTTATTCTTCTGAGATGGATTTGAAGAATCCTGTCTCAATGAGTTTCCTGTCATAAAAAAAAGGTTTCCAAACTGTCCCTTGTGATAAAggagaattaaaaaaacattagcGTATTGTTCCGTTTTACTAAAAGATATTCACCTCTTCCAAAGTGTTTACtttagtatttaacaaagtaGAAAGAACTCACCTTTCCCATAAAtagacaaacaaataaaaaaaatttttgataagtcaaacaaatcaaaataagaTGGCATGGTCAATTAGAGTGTTTGAGTGGAGACAACAATTCACTACAAAAGATTGTGTTTGCTTTCTCGTTACCTATCCTTCCCTCTGTGTTATACACAGTCTGTTTTGGTCTGCATTTAGTTTACTATTAATAGGACTTTTTTGAGTCGACAAATATAAGATTGCTGCTACTCTGTTAAGCAAATACCAGTTTCTGTTTACATCATCctttcattaaaatttttgataagtaccGATTGCTTTATTTCTCGtgtcaaaattttaattcattacAACACACTTTCTTTCCGTAATGCATTTTACATTTCGCCCCCTATATCCGTTTCTTTTTAAGTGTTAACATAGAAGAATTCTCCTGATTCATAATTTGTGTATCCTAAGTAAGTAACCAAAGTTTAAAACTTCAATAAAAGTGAAGGTCTAAATGAAGCTAATAAACTATATCAGTGGGATGTTTCAGCTTTGTTCATTTTGGGAAAATTGAGATTAGAGGTTTAATTAACCAAATCCTGCTTTCCTATGCAAGTTTCATATGCTAAGACTTGACTACATTGAGAgactgaaattaaaaatatatatctattcaCCAAGAATTGCAATAAAACTTAGCTTAGTTGATTTTCTGGGGCGATTGGTGGTCACTTTTTCTAAGGTTCCATCAGAGTACTATATCCACTCAAGTCCATGATCCTTATTGGTACAATTTATTGTCAAGTGTCAATAACCAGTCACGTATCTTAAGGGCCATCAAGATAAATTATAGGTGATGATTGGAATGTTTTACAGCAGCATCAACTgttgtttttcttcatttagTTTTTTTCTACAATTCTCCCATAATCAATTTTGGCATGTGAATAGGTTTCTTTATTATGTTGATACTTGCATTAGTTGTTTGATACAATGAAACGAGTTAGGAAGGAAAGACTTGTTGTGCTCTTACATGGGTCTCACAATTTTATTTAACACTCTCCTTTAAACTTCCATGGTTGTTTTGATTCTGCATAGAAACTATAGAGAAGTAAATAAACGAGGGATTTAATTATGGTTTCTAACATGTTGACGTACTCTGGGTTTAGAAGGCACAAAACTCCAATTCTTAACAATTTATGGTTGGTAGGGGTGATACATGAAAAGGCCAGACAACTTTTGTGATGGGATTGGTTCCTCACTAATCATTTGTGATCCTCTTATTTTGTAGGTCGATGCTATGGTGTACTTGGTTGATGTTTATGACAAAGAGAGATTTGCAGAGTCAAAAACAGAGCTTGATGCTCTCTCTCAATACATCAAGTAGGCAAACAATTAGATGTCAATTTTTCTACCACTGCTGCAGCCCCTTCATTCAAGTTGGTCTTGGGAATATTAAATTGTATATATTCAATTGTAGATGTATATGTTTGTTtcataaattgtatatataattgttggGTAGAAGAAGGGTTGGCAAAATGAGTTTGTTGGATAATtaggttgaggaaaaaaattaggtaggaaacaataatttaagtctcaaattaaattattaatgtacatatgattagtataattgcaaaatatgaaaaaaaaattatattttttaaaatattattattaaaaataatattatagtattattttgatgaatctaatagctaatccaatgtgaggTTATGGATAGAAAGGTTATgaatttatggaaaacatgtacttttcatcaaattttgaagatggctttgatgaagccaatgtggatgctctaaaATGCCATTTGTAGTTGTTCCACATTTGACAGTAAATGATCCTTCAACTTGGACCTTTTTTTAGTGCAAAGCTCCACTTACACAGCTGGTTACAACCCATATCAGAATCCAATCTAGTAGGTTACATTATTTAACGGTTAACAATATGCAATTGACAAGACCCAAATGCATTTTATAAAGAGAATTTCCAAATTTCTTGAAGAATTTATGTCTTGTTCTTAATACATAAGACAAAATATCCAACAAGATGGATAATTAAAGCTGGTAGCTAGAAAACTCTTCCTCTCTAATTATCACTTAATTGCTGTCTTACATTACTGGttctgaaagaaaataaaaaataaacacttCCATTGGATACCGTTGGTATTTTGACCTAAACCCATCTGTAGAATGGTTTGCAGGTCATCTTTGCCATACATTGGGTACTGAAAACGATCAAAGAAAGGGAGTTAGACGAAAGATAATAAAAGTGTGTACACCAGAGAGAGAAGTGTGTGGAAAAATTCACTTACTTGACATATAGAAACAAAAAGATAATTAGAAAAACTTTAGTTATGGAAGTTAACAACTGTCTAAACTCATTTTGTTTAGTTCGAGGTGAATGAGTTGAGAAGTTGACCATGGCTTTCTTAGAATAGAGACTCCTGTAAAATAAGATCACCTCaatgaagaaaaatttgatCAGATGATGCCTAGCTAGTTTGTTGAAAAGCAATGGCTTCAATTTAAGCTGCTCTTATGAACCTTCAATGTGTACATAAACCAAAGAGAGATGTTATTACATGCCCCGAGACTTTTACCATACATAATCTCGTAATAAGTTGAGACTTTTACCATTTTCCAGCATCATTCTAACCTGGCTTGCCCTGCCCAAATGGCCTGTCCTGCATCATGGAAACAACCCCACACCAAAGTACAAACACAAAAGGTTTTCTCCACAGAGGACCATAAGTCCAAGTTCTATAGCTTTCATTTTTGTCAGTTCATGTGCCACAACCTGGGTTATAGTCCTTTTCTAAGATGGAGTGCAGAGCCTTTACTAATCTTAATTTCACCTAGATGGTGCATGAAGACACTTACaaaatgacaataaataaaGCATAATTTACCACAAGTAAAATCATGAAACAGAACTCAACACACTACAATACAAGTCAAAGGAATCATTTACCTTTAGCCCCTGCACTAAGCAAGAAAACCCCCATACTGctcatgaaaaattaaataaaaaaaaataaaaaatttatcacGAATGATAAGCATTTTGATTTGGCAGACAAGCAAAAAGAAGTGTTTCATCAATGAATGTGTTTTCTGGAACTCTAAAAGTATTTTCACTgagaattttcaatttttttgaacaCACTCCTAAAATGATAAAGATGTCAACAATAACTTCGCTCATTATTCCCTATACTAGTGAAGAATTAGAAATTGCTAACTCCATCCAATTAAAGTATTGGATGTCTATGCAGCTTCTGATCATCAAGCCAATCGGGGATCTAATTTTTGGTAAATACAAGCATAGTCCCTCATTCGAACATAGGTTTTTCACCCATTGTGTATTAGTCGACAAGCGGGTTTCAAGTTTAAGCTTTTGGTTACATGGAAGTATTTTCTTCCACGAAAGAAAGGTAATTAGCTGTAAACACGTCGAGAAAGTGTCATGGAAACCCACCACAAAAAGAACACCCACCGCAGATACCAAACCAAAACCAAGATCGacccaaaaattttcaaatccaagCACCACCatcaaaccctaaccctagcaCCTCATAAAATCAAGCCACAAAATCAGATAAAACCAAGACTCATGCAAAAATCGTGTACATGGGGGCATTGCTGCATCGTTACTTACCTTCGATCAGAGACCACCAAACCTTGGAGAGAAATATTCCGAATCCAACCagtaaagagagagagtgagagagacacCAAGCCTTGCAAAGCGAGCGAGAGGCACAGAGAtacaaagagagagatagatagtGCGCTGCGAGAGAGAAgaagacagagacagagagaggcgCGAGACTGACTGAGAAGTAAGAGAGaactgtgagagagagagagagagagagagagagagagattgacaCGTGTAAAACAAATTTTGATATAACTTCGGTTATACGTACGTCCGAATTGACCGAATCAGCTTTGTTTGGTTTGtcaactcaattcaacttattttatctaatcatgggctttgctacacgcagttgggaaacgcagtcggcgtgcagtcggctgtacggaatgaataaaaaaaaattataaaaaaattattttatattcagggagacctgcatgaattataaaaagttataaaaataatttttttttttcatgtaggtcctgtattaatttttttttacagccgactgcacgccgactgtatttcccgactgcacaaatcatttctctctaATCATTAACTTACAACAcgataattcaatttttttaaattttaaaataataataatattttaaattttcatctcaactcaatttaCTATCTAAACCGAGTCTAAATAGTCTAATCTGATCCTTACAAAAAAATCTTTAGCCTAAATTCTAATGACACAAAAATCCACAATTCCAATGACCGAccgataaaacaaaaaaatttatagacaGCCAACATAAAAAGGGCGTTGCGACTGATGATGCAAACAGGATATCAACATATCCAAGTTTACCATCCCAGTGAGCACATTAGCCTGCAAAAGAAAACTTGGAATGGacgtgcatacatacatacattatatatatatatataattaatgttcGGTATATAtagaaatcttataaaaatgaatatacAAACTAATCATATGGATTgttgtaagatttttttttagaaaagtaataaagtatattaataaaagaataggcaaaaagcCACGTTTAGTACAAAAAATATCCTAAACTACGTAGGAACAATAGAGATAaggaaattatgtaaattttagccattaaaactaacaacaatagcccaagtacaaagagttctaaaaaagaaaactttcagctcctccattgaTCCCATATAATGCATatcggaatcatcttccaaattacCTTAATCTGGTTGTTGCTTCTTAGACCTGTCCAGCTAGCAAGGACCGCCACTACTGTTTCCAGCATAAACCAACCCAAGTCTAATCGACAGAAtacctcattccataaccctcaagcaacctcacaatgtaataaCAGATGGTCCACAGATTCACCCCCATtcctgcacatacaacaccaatccatgaTGATCACCCTTCGTTTTCTCAAATTGTTCGTTATGAGGATCTTGCCCAAGGAAGCAGTCCACACAAAGAAAGCCGCTTTGAAAGGCACCTTGTGTTTCCAAAGCCTTTTCTAAGGAAACTGAGATGGTTGCTCTTGTGCCAGAGCCTTATAAAAAGCGCGGACTGAAAACAAGCCTTTTATTGATGGTACCCACCACAGAAAGTCTAGAATCTGGTTGCTTGGTTTGGTTAAATAAAGGAGACTGAAAAAGGCTTCAAAACTgtccatttcccaatcttgtgccgccATGCTGAAGCTGATGTTCCACTGGATTTTCTCTCCCATTACCACCATGACTTCCGCGATTGATGCTTCTTTATCACTTGCAACCAATAATAAAGTTGGGAATAAATCCTTAAAAGCACAATTACCACACCAGGTGTCGTACTAGAATTTGATCATGTTCCCCTCTCCTAAACAAAGCCTCATGTACTGAGAGAAAACCTCCCATCCATGTCTGATGTGTTTCCACAATCCCACACCATGCACCCCTCGCACTTCCTTAGTACACCATTCACCCCATAGTCCCCCATACTTACtttcaatcaccaacttccagAGGGCTTTTGTTCTCTATAATATCTCCATAACCACTTTCCAAGTAATGCCCGATTAAAGATTCTCAGCTTTCTAATGCCCAATCCCCCATTCGAGATAGGCCTACACACCTGTTCCCATCTAATTAGATGAAACTTGAACTCCTCTCCTATTCCACCCCACAAGAAGTCCCGTTGTAATTTCTTAATGCGAAGTGTCACCCTTGCTGGAATAGGAAATAGGGACAGAAAGTAAGTTGGTAGGTTAGAAATAGTACTCTTAATTAGCGTAATCCTACTCCTTTTTGAaaggtacattctcttccagCTTGCTAATCGTCGCTCGACTTTCTCAATCATTGTATCCCAAAGCGCAACTGCTCTCAAGGGGGCCCCCAATGTTAGGCCTAGATATGTCATAGGGAGTGTAGTAGTCTTACACCCCAAAGTATTAGCCAATTGCCTTAAACTCTGAACACCAccaataggcaccatctctGATTTGTCCAGATTCACTTTCAAACCTGAAACTACCTCAAAGCAAAGTAGGAGTGCCTTCAAAACTCGAAACTGAGATTGATTCACCTCGCAAAAAATGAGTGTGTCATCTATAAACAACAAGTGAGAAATGTTAATACTACCCCCCCCTCGGGGGGTCCAATCAAATAGCCAGTCATATGCCCATTTGCAACCAGAACTGAGAACATTATGCTCAAAACCTCCATCACAATGACAAAGAGTAACAGGGACaacggatctccttgtcttaggcCTCTTGTGCTATTAAAGAATCCAGTTGGGCTTCCGTTTATTAGGACTAAGAATTTCACCGTAGAAATACACCATTGGATCCAAGATcgccatctctccccaaaaccacacgtCCCCAAAATGTCAATAAGAAAGTCtcagttaacatgatcatacgccTTGTCCATATCTAATTGCATATAATCCCTGAATAACCCACTTTCAGTCTACTATCCAGACATTCATTAGTAATGAGCACTACGTCTAAAATCTGTCTAtcctttacaaaagcattttgaggctttgagATTATCTTTCCTATGGTCTCACTAGGGCGATTTGCAAGTACCTTGGAAAGAATCTTGTAGACCCCATTAACTAGACTAATGGGTCGAAACTCCTTAATGTCCTTTTTGGTATCAAGGCTAGAAAAGTGACGTTTAagcttttctcaaactatcCAAACGAATGAAACTTCTAGAACACCTTCATAAGGTCATCTTTTAAGacctcccaacaagtttggaagAATCCCATAGAGAAACCATCAGGACTCAGAGCCTTGTCTTTAGCCATTTTCCTTACCACTTCTAGCACATCCTCCTCTTCAAACGACCTCTCTAGACGATTGGCTTCCAAAGGCCTAATGGAATCAAAAGCCAACCCCTCTAGCTTAGGCCTCCACCCCTCCTGCTCAGAGAGAAGCTGTTCAAAAAAACTAACCACATGATTGTTAATCACCTGTACATCCTTGCAATCTGCACCATCAATCTTCAATATCTCAATGTTGTTGGATCTCCTGTGAGAATTAGCTGCCTTGTAAAAAGACTTTGTGCTACGATCACCTTTCTTCAACCATAACTCTCTAGACTTCTGCCTCCACGAAATCTCTTCTAGTAGGATGATCCTCTCGAGCTCTACGATCAATGCTAACTTTTGAGCTAATTCCTCCAGATTCAAAGGCCTTGACTCTTGTAACCTTTCTAGCTCATGTATCTCCCTTTGCTTGATTTTCTTGAGCTTCCCAATATTACCAAAGGACTGCATGTTCCAAAGCTTTAAATCTTGCTTTAGAGCCTTTAGTTTTCTAGCAAAAATGAAACTTGGCATACCCTGTCTAGTATGAAGACCACCACTGTCCGACCCTATCCACAAAGCCTTCTGAtttcagccacatattttcaaacttaaaattctgACGCCTTCTTTGAATCCCTCCACAATCCAACATAATGGGCCAATGGTCCGCGCAAACGAGGCAATCTCTTTTGCCACACTTCTGGACAGTGAATTTCCCACTCCGGGGATATTAAGAATCTATCTAATCTTGACCATGATTATTAGCCCATGCATATATACCCCCCACCAATGGAAGGTCTTCTAGGTTCAACTCAAAAATGCATTCCGAGAAATCGGACATTGTTGGGCGCATTCTTCTGTTTCCAAAACACTCGCTTGTGAATCTTGTTACATTAAAATCACCATCAATGCACCAAGGGAGATCCCACCAGCTGTGTAGCCCAGCTAGTTCATCCCATAGTAATCTATGATCTCTGTCTATATTAGGGCCATATACACCTGCAAAGGCCCACATATACCCATCGATCACACTCCTAAAAGAACATGCTACTGTAAACATCCCGACGAACTCCTCTAGTTTCTCCACCACCCGCTGGTCCCACATCACCAACACTCCTCCTGAGGCCCCATTAGCTGCCAAATACACCTA
This Carya illinoinensis cultivar Pawnee chromosome 11, C.illinoinensisPawnee_v1, whole genome shotgun sequence DNA region includes the following protein-coding sequences:
- the LOC122282377 gene encoding uncharacterized protein LOC122282377 — its product is MPMMVFPPTDDADGGTPANIKLLEQMTPTDPLVVLSLPPSVCFPLGSEQNLSTGQGEEDGSPASDIMVVENSDEGEAEDSASDLFLYDEESPHRLLQGINDHGGDIGLVIGEVNMEGQKEFRVQNPIPLNPNGASGGVLVMWDQRVVEKLEEFVGMFTVACSFRSVIDGYMWAFAGVYGPNIDRDHRLLWDELAGLHSWWDLPWCIDGDFNVTRFTSECFGNRRMRPTMSDFSECIFELNLEDLPLKALWIGSDSGGLHTRQGMPSFIFARKLKALKQDLKLWNMQSFGNIGKLKKIKQREIHELERLQESRPLNLEELAQKLALIVELERIILLEEISWRQKSRELWLKKGDRSTKSFYKAANSHRRSNNIEILKIDGADCKDVQVINNHVVSFFEQLLSEQEGWRPKLEGLAFDSIRPLEANRLERSFEEEDVLEVVRKMAKDKALSPDGFSMGFFQTCWEVLKDDLMKFRVLKALLLCFEVVSGLKVNLDKSEMVPIGGVQSLRQLANTLGCKTTTLPMTYLGLTLGAPLRAVALWDTMIEKVERRLASWKRMYLSKRSRITLIKSTISNLPTYFLSLFPIPARVTLRIKKLQRDFLWGGIGEEFKFHLIRWEQVCRPISNGGLGIRKLRIFNRALLGKWLWRYYREQKPSGSW